A genomic segment from Arcobacter acticola encodes:
- the hisF gene encoding imidazole glycerol phosphate synthase subunit HisF, with translation MSSFAKRIIPCLDVDNGRVVKGVNFVGLRDAGDPVEVAKRYNAEGADEITFLDITASHENRGTIVDIVKKVAQEVFIPLTVGGGIRKLEDIYALLNVGCDKVSINSSAVSNPDLINESSKRFGSQCIVVAIDVKRVPDGTYHVFVKGGREDTGLDALAWAKEVYDRGAGEILLTSMDTDGAKTGFELNITQQISKLVDIPVIASGGAGTMDHIKEAFECGASAALAASIFHFKEIDIMDLKKYLRANNIPVRI, from the coding sequence TTGAGTAGTTTTGCAAAAAGAATAATACCATGTTTAGATGTTGATAATGGAAGAGTTGTAAAAGGTGTAAACTTCGTTGGTCTTCGTGATGCAGGGGATCCTGTGGAAGTTGCGAAAAGATACAATGCAGAAGGTGCCGATGAAATAACTTTCTTAGATATTACAGCTAGTCATGAAAATAGAGGAACTATTGTAGATATTGTTAAAAAAGTTGCCCAAGAGGTTTTTATTCCTTTAACTGTTGGTGGAGGAATTAGAAAACTTGAAGATATTTACGCCTTATTAAATGTAGGATGTGACAAAGTTTCTATTAACTCATCAGCTGTTAGTAATCCTGATTTAATAAATGAAAGTTCAAAAAGATTTGGTTCACAATGTATTGTGGTAGCCATTGATGTAAAAAGAGTACCTGATGGAACTTATCACGTTTTTGTAAAAGGTGGTAGAGAAGATACGGGTCTTGATGCATTAGCATGGGCTAAAGAGGTCTATGATAGAGGTGCAGGTGAGATACTTTTAACTTCTATGGATACAGATGGTGCTAAAACTGGATTTGAATTAAATATTACACAACAAATATCAAAATTAGTTGATATTCCAGTAATCGCAAGTGGAGGAGCTGGAACAATGGATCATATCAAAGAAGCTTTTGAATGTGGTGCAAGTGCTGCATTAGCTGCTTCAATTTTCCACTTTAAAGAGATTGATATTATGGACTTAAAAAAATATTTAAGAGCAAATAACATCCCTGTAAGGATATAA
- a CDS encoding PhoH family protein produces the protein MKFEKYYVLDTNILLEDATNIYKLSQEGKNLIVLPETVLDELDSKKSGFDEINFQAREFARILENSKILDSVKKDSYKIIRLKIQNDKNTIIDIISKDEYLVNIKNVSPNIINDRKILEIATFANTYYSNQVEFLSLDIMARTRAVSLDIKTDALVGKDKDNFDFEFIKDLDIKFKDLEFLDNQEISKFDKEYKPYNFSYCFNVEASDQVVLANIQNKRIRVLDEDEIRDQIITPLNKEQLFFSDAILNHFYNVLIVEAKAGSGKTLLALSGALKLVRQKHFQKIIYIRNSIESLDKGEDVGYLPGLEEKFRIYNHPLMDSLDYIIRTEHKRKRNKKTPDIIVSELDDSEVTARIEQMIGNYGIETMWVGEMRGRTLSNSFIIIDEAQNMSNKTMQMVLSRIDSSCKVVILGSNKQIDNFYVNKYTNALTTLLKSSKNENTLVNSFAIKLQKVLRGPITEWAEEIFSK, from the coding sequence ATGAAATTTGAAAAATACTACGTATTAGATACAAATATATTGTTAGAAGATGCTACAAATATTTATAAGTTATCTCAAGAAGGAAAGAATCTTATTGTTTTACCTGAAACAGTTTTAGATGAACTTGATAGTAAAAAGAGTGGTTTTGATGAAATAAATTTTCAAGCAAGAGAATTTGCAAGAATACTTGAGAATTCAAAAATCTTAGATTCTGTAAAAAAAGATTCATATAAAATTATAAGATTAAAAATTCAAAATGATAAAAATACTATTATAGATATTATTTCAAAAGACGAATATTTAGTTAATATAAAAAATGTTTCGCCAAATATAATAAACGATAGAAAAATTCTTGAAATTGCAACATTTGCAAATACTTACTACAGTAATCAAGTTGAATTTTTATCTTTAGATATAATGGCAAGAACTAGGGCTGTATCTCTTGATATTAAAACAGATGCCCTTGTAGGTAAGGATAAGGACAATTTTGATTTTGAATTTATTAAAGACCTTGATATAAAATTTAAAGACTTAGAATTTCTTGATAATCAAGAAATAAGTAAATTTGATAAAGAATATAAACCATATAACTTCTCATACTGTTTTAATGTTGAAGCCTCAGATCAAGTAGTTTTAGCAAATATTCAAAATAAAAGAATAAGAGTTTTAGATGAAGATGAAATTAGAGATCAAATAATTACTCCCTTAAATAAAGAACAACTCTTTTTTTCAGATGCAATTCTAAATCATTTTTATAATGTTCTAATTGTAGAAGCAAAAGCAGGTTCTGGAAAAACTCTTTTAGCATTAAGTGGAGCATTAAAACTCGTACGTCAAAAACATTTTCAAAAAATCATTTATATTAGAAACTCAATTGAATCACTTGATAAAGGTGAAGATGTAGGTTATCTTCCTGGTCTTGAAGAAAAATTTAGAATATATAATCACCCTTTAATGGACAGCTTAGATTATATTATTAGAACAGAGCATAAAAGAAAAAGAAATAAAAAAACTCCTGATATAATAGTGTCAGAATTGGACGACAGCGAAGTAACTGCTAGAATCGAACAAATGATTGGCAATTATGGAATTGAGACCATGTGGGTAGGGGAAATGCGTGGTAGAACACTATCTAATTCATTTATTATAATTGATGAAGCACAAAACATGTCTAATAAAACTATGCAAATGGTTTTATCTAGAATTGATAGTTCTTGTAAAGTGGTTATTTTAGGATCAAATAAACAAATAGATAACTTCTATGTAAATAAATATACTAATGCTTTAACTACACTTTTAAAATCAAGTAAAAATGAAAATACACTTGTAAATTCATTTGCAATTAAATTACAAAAAGTTCTAAGAGGTCCTATTACAGAGTGGGCTGAAGAAATTTTCTCTAAATAA
- a CDS encoding KpsF/GutQ family sugar-phosphate isomerase translates to MDFKQIVKDLLLIEAKELEKAANNVAFDIDKAIDLIMTSKGKLIITGVGKSGLVGAKIAATLASTGTSSFFLHPTEAMHGDLGMIGENDIVLGISYSGESDELVQILPHLKRFNIPLIAMARNPESTLAKYADVFINIKVDKEGCPLDAAPMSSTTLTMAMGDALAVCLMRKRDFKKEDFASFHPGGSLGKQLFVKVDDLLRKENLPVVSRETKLKDAILVMSEGRLGSVIITDKDDKVIALLSDGDLRRALMNDNFSMDCKVEDIATMNPKRLKNKELLASDALQVIEDYKIQLLIVTDENDKLIGVLHIHDLIEAGIK, encoded by the coding sequence ATGGATTTTAAACAGATAGTTAAAGATTTATTATTAATAGAAGCAAAAGAACTAGAAAAAGCTGCAAATAATGTAGCTTTTGATATTGATAAAGCTATTGATTTAATCATGACTTCTAAGGGCAAGTTAATTATCACAGGTGTTGGTAAATCAGGCCTTGTAGGAGCTAAAATTGCAGCAACACTAGCAAGTACTGGAACTAGCTCATTTTTTCTTCATCCAACTGAAGCTATGCATGGTGATTTAGGAATGATAGGAGAAAATGATATAGTTCTTGGAATTTCTTATAGTGGAGAAAGTGATGAATTAGTTCAGATTCTTCCACATTTAAAGAGATTTAATATTCCATTAATTGCAATGGCTAGAAATCCGGAATCAACACTTGCAAAATATGCTGATGTTTTTATTAATATAAAAGTAGATAAAGAGGGTTGTCCTCTTGATGCAGCACCTATGTCATCTACAACTTTAACTATGGCAATGGGCGATGCATTAGCTGTTTGTTTAATGAGAAAAAGAGATTTTAAAAAAGAGGATTTTGCTTCATTTCATCCAGGTGGAAGTTTAGGAAAACAACTTTTTGTAAAAGTTGATGATTTACTACGAAAAGAAAATCTTCCTGTAGTTTCACGTGAAACAAAACTAAAAGATGCAATTTTAGTAATGAGCGAAGGAAGACTTGGAAGTGTAATAATTACAGATAAAGATGATAAAGTAATTGCACTTCTAAGTGATGGGGATTTAAGAAGAGCTTTAATGAATGATAATTTTTCAATGGATTGTAAGGTAGAAGATATTGCAACGATGAATCCAAAAAGATTAAAAAACAAAGAGCTTTTAGCAAGTGATGCACTTCAAGTAATAGAAGATTATAAAATTCAACTATTAATTGTAACTGATGAAAATGATAAATTAATTGGTGTATTACATATTCATGATTTAATAGAAGCTGGTATAAAATGA
- the hemJ gene encoding protoporphyrinogen oxidase HemJ gives MEYYTWVLTFHIMAMMSWMAMLFYQPRLYVYHTEHQNKKEFVDVVKIQELKMYKYIGVPAMWATIISGAIMLYLNPYLLSSQAGGWMHAKLFFALLLVIYSFSLGYYRKKLEKDDYERSGNFFRAYNEIPTILSLFIVAYVITKTFSLLFTVITLVVGSFIVYKVYKQKEKKVS, from the coding sequence ATGGAATATTACACTTGGGTACTAACTTTTCACATTATGGCTATGATGTCTTGGATGGCAATGCTTTTTTATCAACCAAGACTTTATGTATATCATACAGAACATCAAAATAAAAAAGAGTTTGTTGATGTGGTTAAAATTCAAGAACTTAAAATGTATAAATATATTGGTGTTCCAGCAATGTGGGCTACAATAATAAGTGGTGCAATAATGCTTTATTTAAATCCCTATTTATTATCAAGCCAAGCAGGTGGTTGGATGCATGCAAAACTATTTTTTGCTTTATTACTTGTTATATATTCTTTTTCTTTAGGGTATTATAGAAAAAAATTAGAAAAAGATGATTATGAAAGAAGTGGCAATTTCTTTAGAGCATATAATGAAATACCTACTATATTATCTTTATTTATTGTAGCATATGTAATTACAAAAACTTTTTCATTACTATTCACAGTAATAACATTAGTAGTGGGTTCATTTATAGTATATAAAGTTTATAAACAAAAAGAGAAGAAGGTATCATGA
- a CDS encoding purine-nucleoside phosphorylase, with translation MIICAGRNETFPFAHPIGVGLIESAINLTRMCLFDKPDYLLFVGSAGSYGNHRILDIVESKRASNIELGFLTQSAYTPLDNVLESENKFARNDTIVNSSNYISTNEKLCKEFLDYGVGIENMEFFSILSVAKEFEIPVAGIFVITNYTNESAHEDFIKNHKEAVDKLTKYLIEKNIIK, from the coding sequence ATGATTATTTGCGCAGGAAGAAATGAAACATTTCCTTTTGCTCACCCTATTGGTGTGGGTTTAATTGAATCTGCAATTAACTTAACTAGGATGTGTTTATTTGATAAACCTGACTATTTACTTTTTGTAGGAAGCGCGGGCTCTTATGGTAACCATCGAATACTTGATATAGTTGAATCAAAAAGAGCTTCAAATATAGAACTTGGTTTTTTAACGCAAAGTGCATATACACCCCTTGATAATGTTTTAGAATCAGAAAATAAATTTGCTAGAAATGACACTATTGTAAATTCATCAAATTATATATCTACAAATGAAAAATTATGTAAAGAGTTTTTGGACTATGGTGTTGGAATTGAAAATATGGAATTTTTTTCAATTTTAAGTGTTGCAAAAGAGTTTGAAATTCCAGTTGCTGGAATATTTGTAATAACAAACTATACAAATGAGAGTGCCCATGAAGATTTTATAAAAAATCACAAAGAGGCAGTGGATAAATTAACAAAATATTTAATAGAAAAAAATATAATAAAATAA
- a CDS encoding ribonuclease J, giving the protein MEEINKEEQAVVNKQEIQTTNQNVNDTNSTTTTNEQTSDGVETKKPPFKKRKPKPKTNPNANAVVNQQKAEGWITDLKKAHLINEKIHRDRLNPHYKLNLNTASKLKITPLGGLGEIGGNMMVIESDNEAIIVDVGMSFPDENMHGVDILIPDFTYIREIKDKIVGIIITHGHEDHIGAMPYLFKEMQFPVYGTSLPLEMIGSKLDEHKMREHRSYLRAIQKRTPIKIGEFEVEWIHVTHSIIDCSCIAVTTEAGTMIHTGDFKIDHTPYDGLPTDLHRLAHYGEKGVLLLTSDSTNSHAPGFTRTEKTVGPTFDRLFAGAKGRILMSTFSSNIHRVAQAIERAITFGRKICVIGRSMEKNLDLAMTLGYIKFPKDQFIEAHEVNKYNDKEVLIVTTGSQGESMSALYRMAIHEHRHIKIKPDDQIILSAKAIPGNEASVSGIINHLLKAGAKVAYQDYGDIHVSGHASQEEQKLMLRLVKPKFFLPVHGEYNHALKHGQTGIDCGVLERNVYIMSDGEQIEVSPKYLKKVKTVKTGKVYIDNQLNNKISDDVILDRQTMANEGVVMIVAQINENDRTMAQRPKVTSFGLVPDKQDKFFSKEIEDLLSTFLENIKPGILKNNRILEDELRKVVRKHCTRKYKKYPMIVPTIFVQ; this is encoded by the coding sequence ATGGAAGAAATAAATAAAGAAGAGCAGGCTGTTGTTAATAAACAAGAAATTCAGACAACTAATCAAAACGTAAACGATACTAATAGTACAACAACGACAAATGAACAAACTTCAGATGGTGTAGAAACAAAAAAACCACCTTTCAAAAAAAGAAAGCCAAAACCAAAAACTAATCCAAATGCTAATGCTGTTGTTAATCAACAAAAAGCTGAAGGATGGATTACAGACCTTAAAAAAGCACATTTAATTAATGAAAAAATTCATAGAGATAGATTAAATCCTCATTATAAATTAAATCTTAACACTGCATCAAAACTTAAAATCACACCACTTGGTGGATTAGGTGAGATTGGTGGTAACATGATGGTTATCGAAAGTGACAATGAGGCAATAATCGTTGATGTTGGTATGAGTTTCCCTGATGAGAATATGCATGGTGTTGATATTTTAATTCCTGATTTTACTTATATTAGAGAAATCAAAGACAAAATTGTTGGTATTATTATTACTCATGGTCACGAAGATCATATTGGTGCAATGCCATATTTATTTAAAGAAATGCAATTCCCAGTTTATGGAACATCATTACCTTTAGAAATGATTGGTTCAAAACTTGATGAACATAAAATGAGAGAACATAGATCATATTTAAGAGCAATTCAAAAAAGAACACCTATAAAAATAGGGGAGTTTGAAGTTGAATGGATACATGTTACTCACTCTATTATTGACTGTTCATGTATTGCAGTTACAACTGAAGCTGGAACTATGATTCATACGGGAGATTTCAAAATAGATCATACTCCATACGATGGATTACCAACAGATTTACATAGACTTGCACATTATGGAGAAAAAGGTGTTTTACTTTTAACATCAGATTCAACTAATTCACATGCACCTGGTTTTACAAGAACAGAAAAAACTGTTGGACCAACTTTTGATAGATTATTTGCAGGAGCAAAAGGTAGAATTCTTATGTCTACATTCTCTTCAAATATTCATAGGGTTGCGCAAGCAATTGAAAGAGCAATAACATTTGGAAGAAAGATTTGTGTTATTGGAAGATCAATGGAAAAAAATCTAGATTTAGCAATGACTTTAGGTTATATCAAATTCCCAAAAGATCAATTTATTGAAGCACATGAAGTAAATAAATATAATGATAAAGAAGTTTTAATTGTAACAACAGGTTCTCAAGGTGAATCAATGTCAGCACTTTATAGAATGGCAATACATGAACATAGACATATCAAGATAAAGCCAGATGATCAAATTATATTATCTGCTAAAGCAATTCCTGGAAATGAAGCTAGTGTATCTGGTATTATAAACCATTTATTAAAAGCTGGAGCTAAAGTTGCATATCAAGATTATGGTGATATTCACGTTTCTGGACATGCTTCTCAAGAAGAGCAAAAATTAATGCTTAGACTTGTTAAACCTAAATTCTTTTTACCAGTTCACGGTGAATATAATCATGCATTAAAACATGGACAAACAGGTATTGATTGTGGTGTATTAGAAAGAAATGTTTATATCATGAGTGATGGTGAGCAGATCGAAGTAAGCCCTAAATATCTTAAAAAAGTAAAAACAGTTAAAACAGGAAAAGTTTATATTGATAATCAATTAAACAACAAAATTTCTGATGATGTAATTTTAGATAGACAAACAATGGCAAACGAAGGTGTTGTTATGATTGTTGCGCAAATTAATGAGAATGACAGAACAATGGCTCAAAGACCAAAAGTTACTTCTTTTGGATTAGTTCCTGATAAACAAGATAAATTCTTCTCTAAAGAAATTGAAGATTTATTAAGTACATTCTTAGAAAATATAAAACCAGGCATCTTAAAAAATAATAGAATTTTAGAAGATGAATTAAGAAAAGTTGTAAGAAAACATTGTACGAGAAAATATAAAAAATATCCTATGATAGTTCCTACAATATTTGTTCAATAA
- a CDS encoding SIMPL domain-containing protein: protein MKKLLPLLLLPILSFSYEINFNKSFSKVVNPDLLNTYININVEKKDESKVNIEIEKFNDFMKNNKSITLKNGSFTLSPKYKYYENKQEFVGYVGSLRYTAESTDAKKLNSFMDELISIKDSTKSEDVKLNISNVSWKISDELQNKSYDELRLESITWLESYSKTLSTKLSKSCEIKTINVNESQNENIMYARAEMAYSSKAKVAADVAPINSEQNININPNFTLECK from the coding sequence ATGAAAAAATTGTTACCATTATTACTATTACCTATTTTATCTTTTTCATATGAAATAAATTTTAATAAAAGTTTTTCAAAAGTTGTAAATCCTGATTTATTAAATACATACATAAATATAAATGTAGAAAAAAAAGATGAATCAAAGGTAAATATTGAAATAGAGAAATTTAATGATTTTATGAAAAATAATAAAAGCATTACATTGAAAAATGGAAGTTTTACATTAAGTCCAAAATATAAGTATTATGAAAATAAGCAAGAATTTGTGGGATATGTAGGAAGTCTTAGATATACAGCTGAATCAACAGATGCTAAAAAACTTAATAGTTTTATGGATGAATTGATTTCTATAAAAGATAGTACAAAATCAGAAGATGTAAAGTTGAATATTTCAAATGTATCATGGAAAATAAGTGATGAATTGCAAAATAAGAGTTATGATGAATTAAGATTAGAGTCAATTACTTGGCTTGAATCTTACTCAAAAACATTATCTACTAAGTTATCAAAGTCTTGTGAGATTAAAACAATAAATGTTAATGAATCACAAAATGAAAATATTATGTATGCAAGAGCTGAAATGGCATATTCATCAAAAGCAAAGGTAGCTGCTGATGTGGCACCTATTAATAGTGAACAAAATATCAATATTAATCCAAATTTTACATTGGAATGTAAATGA
- the rsmA gene encoding 16S rRNA (adenine(1518)-N(6)/adenine(1519)-N(6))-dimethyltransferase RsmA encodes MEKVKAKKQYGQNFLKDTTILDKIIQSMPTKNNYIVEIGPGLGDLTKNLVKYKDMTAYEVDTDLIRILESKFAIEIEEGRLKLIHTDVLEAWDKQKTLHDGRYDLIANLPYYIATNIILRAFEDSACENIIVMVQKEVAEKFTARVKEKEYSSLGIITELISIDSRILFDVPPESFDPPPKIMSSILFIKKDMDKVLDKDFNKFLKACFVQPRKKLSKNLTSVLSKEAISEIYKELNIDDNVRPHEVSSSLYSQMHTRVKDGRNK; translated from the coding sequence ATGGAAAAAGTAAAAGCAAAAAAACAATACGGACAAAACTTTTTAAAAGATACGACTATTTTGGATAAGATCATCCAATCGATGCCCACCAAGAATAATTACATCGTGGAAATTGGGCCTGGATTAGGTGATTTGACCAAAAACTTAGTCAAGTACAAAGATATGACTGCTTATGAAGTAGATACTGATTTAATCAGAATCTTAGAGTCTAAATTTGCAATAGAGATAGAAGAGGGTAGACTAAAACTGATCCACACTGACGTTTTAGAGGCTTGGGATAAGCAAAAGACCCTACATGATGGTAGATATGATTTAATTGCAAATCTACCATACTATATTGCAACAAACATTATATTAAGAGCGTTTGAAGATAGCGCTTGCGAGAATATTATTGTTATGGTTCAAAAAGAAGTTGCAGAAAAATTTACTGCACGGGTAAAAGAAAAAGAGTATTCATCTTTAGGTATTATTACTGAATTAATTTCTATTGATTCTAGAATTCTATTTGATGTTCCTCCTGAATCCTTTGATCCACCGCCTAAAATAATGTCCTCTATACTTTTTATAAAAAAAGATATGGATAAAGTTCTTGATAAAGATTTTAATAAGTTTTTAAAAGCATGCTTTGTGCAACCAAGAAAAAAACTTTCTAAAAACCTTACGTCAGTTCTAAGTAAAGAAGCCATTTCAGAAATTTATAAAGAGTTAAATATTGATGATAATGTTAGACCTCATGAAGTAAGTTCATCTTTGTATAGCCAAATGCATACAAGGGTAAAAGATGGAAGAAATAAATAA
- a CDS encoding replication-associated recombination protein A, with the protein MIDLSNKLRPTNLDNFVGQSHIISKDKALYKLIKKKDIPHLFFYGKPGTGKTTLAKIIAKEINTDYFYFNATSIKIEDLRKVFDRYKNSLIKPLIFIDEVHRLSKNQQEVLLPIMENYDAIIIGASTENPFFTLTSAIRSRSFLYEFKAFTKEEMIKILDIALKDIEINIQDDALEYLITSSSGDARAMLTLLNFSYKVSNDIDVSLLKELRENVIGDGVSSSDTHYDLASAMIKSLRGSNIDAALYYMSRLINGGESVDFITRRLVIFASEDIGNANPNALNLAVNTMIACNKIGYPESRIILSQCAIYLASSPKSNSAYKAVNKALEEIKAGKILDIPKHLDSQHIGYLYPHNYGGYVEQEYMKEDLKLYENSNIGFEKSLNEWLIKIKSNSKD; encoded by the coding sequence ATGATAGATCTATCTAACAAGTTAAGACCAACAAATCTAGATAATTTTGTTGGTCAATCTCACATTATCTCTAAAGATAAAGCACTATATAAACTAATCAAAAAAAAAGATATTCCACACTTATTTTTCTATGGAAAACCTGGAACTGGGAAAACTACACTTGCAAAAATTATTGCTAAAGAGATAAATACAGATTATTTCTACTTTAATGCAACAAGTATAAAGATAGAAGATTTACGTAAAGTATTTGATAGATATAAAAATTCTTTAATTAAGCCTTTAATCTTTATTGATGAAGTTCATCGATTATCAAAAAATCAACAAGAAGTACTACTTCCAATTATGGAAAATTATGATGCTATAATCATAGGAGCAAGTACAGAAAATCCTTTTTTTACTTTAACATCAGCTATTAGATCAAGATCTTTTTTATATGAGTTTAAAGCTTTTACAAAAGAAGAAATGATTAAAATTCTTGATATTGCTTTAAAAGATATAGAAATAAATATACAAGATGATGCTTTAGAATATTTGATTACATCAAGTTCTGGAGATGCAAGAGCAATGCTTACCCTACTTAATTTTTCATATAAAGTATCAAATGATATTGATGTGAGTTTATTAAAAGAGTTAAGAGAGAATGTAATAGGTGATGGCGTTTCATCTTCAGATACACACTATGATTTAGCAAGTGCTATGATAAAGTCTTTAAGAGGTTCTAATATTGATGCAGCACTTTATTATATGAGTAGATTAATAAATGGTGGAGAAAGTGTAGACTTTATAACTAGAAGACTTGTTATCTTCGCAAGTGAAGATATAGGAAATGCAAATCCAAATGCACTTAATCTTGCTGTTAATACAATGATAGCTTGTAATAAAATAGGTTATCCAGAATCAAGAATCATACTTTCTCAATGTGCAATTTACCTAGCATCAAGTCCTAAATCAAATAGTGCATATAAAGCTGTAAATAAAGCTCTAGAAGAGATAAAAGCTGGTAAGATACTTGATATACCAAAACATTTGGATTCGCAGCATATAGGCTATTTATACCCTCATAATTACGGTGGATATGTTGAACAAGAATATATGAAAGAAGATTTAAAACTTTATGAGAATTCAAATATTGGATTTGAGAAGAGTTTAAATGAATGGTTAATTAAAATTAAAAGTAATAGTAAGGATTAA
- a CDS encoding pseudouridine synthase has product MKKREEETQVELVRLNKFLSHNSNYSRREADKLIEEGKVKINGKVVTNLATKVSNNDEVEIGRKKIKEDKNKISTVIVYNKPKGEIVSKKDPQGRRTIYDSLDHKYKHFLSVGRLDYASEGLLLLSDSVTIVDALMHSDLERVYKIKVNGVITKPVEEAMQHGLEIEDATSGAYKTSKIKSMSFAPFLAYDILTNSEKFSKIKVVISEGKNRELRRFFAHFGLDVLDLKRLEYGGISLNNLPTGKTRYLTKEEYKNLRIFMNEDDRSI; this is encoded by the coding sequence ATGAAAAAAAGAGAAGAAGAAACACAAGTAGAATTAGTAAGACTAAATAAATTTTTATCACATAATAGTAATTACTCAAGAAGAGAAGCAGATAAGCTAATCGAAGAGGGTAAGGTAAAAATTAATGGTAAAGTAGTTACTAATTTAGCTACTAAAGTTTCAAATAATGATGAAGTTGAAATTGGAAGAAAAAAAATTAAAGAAGATAAAAATAAAATATCTACTGTAATTGTTTACAATAAACCTAAGGGTGAAATTGTTTCTAAAAAAGATCCACAAGGGAGACGTACAATTTATGATTCACTTGATCATAAATACAAACACTTTTTAAGTGTAGGAAGACTTGACTACGCAAGTGAAGGTTTACTTTTACTTTCTGATAGTGTTACAATTGTTGATGCATTGATGCACTCTGATTTAGAAAGAGTTTATAAAATAAAAGTTAATGGAGTAATTACAAAACCTGTTGAAGAAGCAATGCAACACGGTTTAGAAATAGAAGATGCAACTTCAGGAGCGTATAAAACAAGTAAAATAAAATCTATGAGTTTTGCACCATTTTTAGCATATGATATATTAACTAATAGTGAAAAATTTTCTAAAATTAAAGTTGTAATAAGTGAAGGTAAAAATAGGGAGTTAAGAAGATTCTTTGCTCACTTTGGACTTGATGTACTTGATTTAAAAAGATTAGAGTATGGTGGAATCTCTTTAAATAATCTACCAACTGGAAAAACAAGATATTTAACTAAAGAGGAATACAAAAATCTTAGAATCTTTATGAATGAAGATGATAGATCTATCTAA